The Haemorhous mexicanus isolate bHaeMex1 chromosome 5, bHaeMex1.pri, whole genome shotgun sequence genome contains a region encoding:
- the MYBPC1 gene encoding myosin-binding protein C, slow-type isoform X12, producing the protein MPEPTKKDETENESAPPPPEQKAPQEGGNEKGKDVVIREMTSSSDEDDTSVSTPPADGMSKAAERKDSVWSLGEGAPEESEKRDDAQRSTLFIEKPQSGTVSVGGNITFIAKVEAKDLLRKPNVKWFKGKWMDLASKAGKHLQLKESFERHTKIHTFEMQIIKAKENYAGNYRCEVSYKDKFDSCSFDLEVTESSQAAPSIDIRSAFKRSGEGQEDAGELDFSGLLKRREVKQQEEEPEVDVWDLLKNANPSEYEKIAFQYGITDLRGMLKRLKRMRREVKKSAAFAKGLDPAYQVDKGGKVRFMVELADPTVELKWYKNGQEIRPSAKYIFEHKGNQRILFINNCTMTDDARYYVTAGDEKCSTELFVRDPPILVTKGLEDTSSYVGERVELSCEVSEDDANVKWFRNGVELSNDPKSRYRIKVEGKKHTLVIEEAAKNDTATYSVMTTGGQSEAKLSVDLRPLKISLALEDQTVRLGQEIHLKCEISENVEGKWYKNGQLIEASDRVKLYHKGRIHRFVIPVSAVDDEGEYMFVPDAYNINIPCKVHIVDPPKLHLDGLGENNTVTVVAGNKLRLEIPITGEPPPKVFWSRGDKMVTDSGRIRAESYPDSSCLVIDAAERDDSGPFRITLKNEAGEDTALINIKVVDVPDPPQAPNVTEVGEDWCIMTWEPPANDGGSPILGYFIERKKKQSSRWMRLNFELCKETTFEPKKMIEGVAYEVRVFAVNAIGMSKPSMPSKSFVPLAVTSPPTLLAVDSVTDTSVTMKWRPPDQIGAAGLDGYVVEYCFEGTDEWIVANPELTDKTKFTINGLPTGSKILVRVKAVNAAGESEPKYHPQPILVKEVIEPPKIRLPRHLKQTYTRRVGETVNLVIPFQGKPRAKVSWEKNGAPIDKNDINIRNTEQDTIIFIRKAERGHSGEYDMKVEVENLVDKATIDIQIVDRPGPPEVVTIEDVWGENVNLSWKPPKDDGNAAITGYTIQKADKKSMEWFTVIEHYHRTSATINELVIGNEYYFRVFAENMCGLSEDATMTKESALIAKDGKVYKYPVYDDFDFSERPLFTQPLVNTFAVAGYNATLNCSVRGNPKPKITWMKNKVLIMNDPRYRMFSNQGVCTLEIRKPSPYDGGTYTCRAVNELGEAEVDCKLEVRVIYHGVINPGEPLSLAGDNQLHSKDF; encoded by the exons aaactgaaaatgaaagtgCACCGCCACCTCCAG AACAAAAAGCACCACAGGAGGGTGGAAATGAAAAGGGTAAAG ACGTGGTCATCAGAGAAATGACATCTTCCTCAG ATGAAGATGACACCTCAGTTAGTACTCCACCAGCAG ATGGGATGTCTAAGGCAGCGGAAAGAAAGGATTCAG TATGGTCTCTTGGAGAAGGAGCTCCAGAGGAGTCAGAAAAGCGGGATGATGCCCAAAGATCCACTTTATTCATCGAGAAACCTCAGAGTGGAACAGTGAGTGTTG gTGGGAATATTACATTTATAGCCAAAGTAGAAGCCAAAGACCTTCTCCGAAAGCCAAATGTCAAGTGGTTTAAAGGAAAATGGATGGATCTGGCCAGCAAAGCGGGGAAGCATCTGCAGCTGAAGGAGTCCTTCGAGCGTCACACCAAG ATTCATACATTTGAGATGCAGATCATCAAAGCTAAGGAAAACTATGCAGGGAACTATCGCTGTGAAGTGTCTTACAAGGACAAATTTGATAGCTGCTCTTTTGACCTTGAAGTCACTG AATCCTCCCAAGCTGCTCCATCCATTGACATCAGATCTGCTTTCAAAAGAAG CGGTGAAGGACAAGAGGATGCAGGAGAGCTTGACTTTAGTGGTCTCCTGAAACGTAG GGAGGTTAAGCAGCAAGAGGAGGAGCCCGAGGTGGACGTGTGGGATCTGCTGAAGAACGCGAACCCCAGCGAGTACGAGAAGATCGCCTTCCAGTACGGCATCACCGACCTGCGGGGCATGCTGAAGCGGCTGAAGCGCATGCGCAGGGAGGTGAAGAAGAGTGCAG CTTTTGCCAAAGGCCTCGATCCTGCATACCAGGTGGACAAAGGAGGTAAAGTAAGATTCATGGTGGAGCTAGCAGATCCAACAGTGGAGCTCAAGTGGTATAAAAATGGCCAAGAAATACGACCAAGTGCAAA ATACATTTTTGAGCACAAAGGTAACCAGAGGATTTTATTCATCAATAACTGCACGATGACAGACGATGCTCGCTATTACGTAACAGCTGGTGATGAGAAATGCTCCACAGAACTGTTTGTGAGAG atCCTCCAATATTGGTGACCAAAGGCCTGGAGGACACCAGCTCCTATGTTGGTGAACGAGTAGAGCTGAGCTGTGAAGTGTCTGAGGATGATGCAAACGTGAAATG GTTTAGAAATGGCGTAGAACTTTCCAACGATCCCAAATCTCGGTATCGAATTAAggttgagggaaaaaaacacacttTGGTCATAGAGGAAGCTGCCAAAAATGACACTGCAACTTACTCAGTAATGACAACTGGAGGGCAATCAGAAGCCAAGCTTTCAGTTGACT TGAGACCTCTGAAGATATCACTTGCACTAGAAGACCAGACTGTGAGGTTGGGACAGGAAATCCACTTGAAGTGTGAGATATCTGAGAATGTGGAAGGGAAATGGTACAAAAATGGGCAGCTGATTGAAGCCAGTGACCGTGTAAAGCTTTACCACAAAGGAAG AATCCACAGATTTGTTATACCAGTTTCTGCTGTTGATGATGAGGGTGAATACATGTTTGTGCCAGATGCCTACAACATTAATATTCCATGCAAAGTGCATATCGTGG ATCCTCCTAAACTTCACCTGGATGGTCTTGGGGAAAATAACACTGTGACAGTAGTGGCAGGAAACAAACTACGACTTGAGATCCCCATCACCGGTGAACCACCTCCAAAAGTCTTTTGGAGCAGAGGGGACAAG ATGGTCACAGACAGTGGAAGAATTCGGGCAGAATCATACCCAGACAGCAGCTGCCTGGTCATTGATGCAGCTGAGAGGGACGATTCAGGGCCTTTCAGAATCACTTTAAAGAATGAGGCTGGAGAGGACACAGCTCTAATCAACATTAAAGTGGTTG ATGTTCCTGATCCTCCTCAGGCACCAAATGTGACTGAGGTGGGAGAAGACTGGTGTATTATGACCTGGGAGCCTCCAGCAAATGATGGTGGATCACCCATTTTAg GATATTTCattgagaggaaaaagaaacaaagctcCAGGTGGATGAGGCTGAATTTTGAACTGTGTAAGGAAACAACTTTTGAGCCAAAGAAAATGATTGAAGGTGTTGCTTATGAGGTCCGTGTGTTTGCTGTCAATGCCATTGGCATGTCCAAGCCAAGCATGCCCTCCAAGTCCTTTGTTCCTTTAG CTGTGACCAGCCCCCCAACTCTGCTGGCAGTGGACAGTGTGACCGACACCTCGGTGACAATGAAGTGGAGGCCCCCGGACCAGATTGGGGCGGCAGGGCTGGACGGCTACGTGGTGGAATACTGCTTTGAAGGAA CTGATGAATGGATCGTGGCTAACCCAGAGCTGACAGACAAAACAAAGTTTACCATCAATGGCCTTCCAACTGGCTCAAAAATCCTTGTGAGAGTAAAAGCTGTGAATGCTGCTGGTGAAAGTGAGCCCAAGTACCACCCACAGCCTATTTTAGTCAAGGAAGTGATAG aACCTCCAAAGATTCGTCTACCAAGACATTTAAAACAAACCTATACTCGAAGAGTTGGAGAAACTGTGAATCTTGTTATTCCTTTCCAG GGAAAACCAAGGGCGAAAGTATCGTGGGAGAAGAACGGTGCTCCGATCGACAAGAACGACATCAACATCCGCAACACGGAGCAGGACACCATCATCTTCATCAGGAAGGCTGAGCGGGGCCACTCCGGAGAGTACGACATGAAAGTGGAGGTGGAGAACCTGGTGGACAAAGCCACCATAGACATTCAGATCGTCG ATCGCCCAGGCCCACCAGAGGTTGTGACTATTGAGGATGTCTGGGGAGAGAATGTGAATTTATCATGGAAACCACCAAAAGATGATGGCAATGCTGCCATTACTGGGTACACTATTCAAAAAGCAGATAAGAAGAGCATG GAGTGGTTCACGGTGATCGAGCACTACCACCGCACCAGCGCCACCATCAACGAGCTGGTCATAGGCAACGAGTACTACTTCAGGGTCTTTGCTGAGAACATGTGCGGCCTCAGCGAGGATGCAACCATGACCAAAGAGAGTGCTCTGATCGCCAAGGATG GTAAAGTGTACAAATACCCAGTTTATGATGACTTTGACTTCAGTGAGCGGCCGCTGTTCACGCAGCCCCTGGTGAACACGTTTGCTGTGGCTGGTTACAATGCCACCCTGAACTGCAGCGTCCGGGGCAACCCCAAG CCCAAAATAACGTGGATGAAAAACAAAGTGCTGATAATGAATGACCCAAGGTACAGGATGTTCAGCAACCAAGGTGTGTGTACCTTGGAGATCCGCAAGCCCAGCCCCTACGACGGAGGCACTTACACCTGCCGAGCAGTCAACgagctgggagaggcagaggtGGACTGCAAGCTGGAAGTAAGAG
- the MYBPC1 gene encoding myosin-binding protein C, slow-type isoform X11, with translation MPEPTKKDETENESAPPPPEQKAPQEGGNEKGKDVVIREMTSSSDEDDTSVSTPPADGMSKAAERKDSVWSLGEGAPEESEKRDDAQRSTLFIEKPQSGTVSVGGNITFIAKVEAKDLLRKPNVKWFKGKWMDLASKAGKHLQLKESFERHTKIHTFEMQIIKAKENYAGNYRCEVSYKDKFDSCSFDLEVTESSQAAPSIDIRSAFKRSGEGQEDAGELDFSGLLKRREVKQQEEEPEVDVWDLLKNANPSEYEKIAFQYGITDLRGMLKRLKRMRREVKKSAAFAKGLDPAYQVDKGGKVRFMVELADPTVELKWYKNGQEIRPSAKYIFEHKGNQRILFINNCTMTDDARYYVTAGDEKCSTELFVRDPPILVTKGLEDTSSYVGERVELSCEVSEDDANVKWFRNGVELSNDPKSRYRIKVEGKKHTLVIEEAAKNDTATYSVMTTGGQSEAKLSVDLRPLKISLALEDQTVRLGQEIHLKCEISENVEGKWYKNGQLIEASDRVKLYHKGRIHRFVIPVSAVDDEGEYMFVPDAYNINIPCKVHIVDPPKLHLDGLGENNTVTVVAGNKLRLEIPITGEPPPKVFWSRGDKMVTDSGRIRAESYPDSSCLVIDAAERDDSGPFRITLKNEAGEDTALINIKVVDVPDPPQAPNVTEVGEDWCIMTWEPPANDGGSPILGYFIERKKKQSSRWMRLNFELCKETTFEPKKMIEGVAYEVRVFAVNAIGMSKPSMPSKSFVPLAVTSPPTLLAVDSVTDTSVTMKWRPPDQIGAAGLDGYVVEYCFEGTDEWIVANPELTDKTKFTINGLPTGSKILVRVKAVNAAGESEPKYHPQPILVKEVIEPPKIRLPRHLKQTYTRRVGETVNLVIPFQGKPRAKVSWEKNGAPIDKNDINIRNTEQDTIIFIRKAERGHSGEYDMKVEVENLVDKATIDIQIVDRPGPPEVVTIEDVWGENVNLSWKPPKDDGNAAITGYTIQKADKKSMEWFTVIEHYHRTSATINELVIGNEYYFRVFAENMCGLSEDATMTKESALIAKDGKVYKYPVYDDFDFSERPLFTQPLVNTFAVAGYNATLNCSVRGNPKPKITWMKNKVLIMNDPRYRMFSNQGVCTLEIRKPSPYDGGTYTCRAVNELGEAEVDCKLEVRGGLSFFKLLMDGVPPHIIDSYMREVQGDKTEGK, from the exons aaactgaaaatgaaagtgCACCGCCACCTCCAG AACAAAAAGCACCACAGGAGGGTGGAAATGAAAAGGGTAAAG ACGTGGTCATCAGAGAAATGACATCTTCCTCAG ATGAAGATGACACCTCAGTTAGTACTCCACCAGCAG ATGGGATGTCTAAGGCAGCGGAAAGAAAGGATTCAG TATGGTCTCTTGGAGAAGGAGCTCCAGAGGAGTCAGAAAAGCGGGATGATGCCCAAAGATCCACTTTATTCATCGAGAAACCTCAGAGTGGAACAGTGAGTGTTG gTGGGAATATTACATTTATAGCCAAAGTAGAAGCCAAAGACCTTCTCCGAAAGCCAAATGTCAAGTGGTTTAAAGGAAAATGGATGGATCTGGCCAGCAAAGCGGGGAAGCATCTGCAGCTGAAGGAGTCCTTCGAGCGTCACACCAAG ATTCATACATTTGAGATGCAGATCATCAAAGCTAAGGAAAACTATGCAGGGAACTATCGCTGTGAAGTGTCTTACAAGGACAAATTTGATAGCTGCTCTTTTGACCTTGAAGTCACTG AATCCTCCCAAGCTGCTCCATCCATTGACATCAGATCTGCTTTCAAAAGAAG CGGTGAAGGACAAGAGGATGCAGGAGAGCTTGACTTTAGTGGTCTCCTGAAACGTAG GGAGGTTAAGCAGCAAGAGGAGGAGCCCGAGGTGGACGTGTGGGATCTGCTGAAGAACGCGAACCCCAGCGAGTACGAGAAGATCGCCTTCCAGTACGGCATCACCGACCTGCGGGGCATGCTGAAGCGGCTGAAGCGCATGCGCAGGGAGGTGAAGAAGAGTGCAG CTTTTGCCAAAGGCCTCGATCCTGCATACCAGGTGGACAAAGGAGGTAAAGTAAGATTCATGGTGGAGCTAGCAGATCCAACAGTGGAGCTCAAGTGGTATAAAAATGGCCAAGAAATACGACCAAGTGCAAA ATACATTTTTGAGCACAAAGGTAACCAGAGGATTTTATTCATCAATAACTGCACGATGACAGACGATGCTCGCTATTACGTAACAGCTGGTGATGAGAAATGCTCCACAGAACTGTTTGTGAGAG atCCTCCAATATTGGTGACCAAAGGCCTGGAGGACACCAGCTCCTATGTTGGTGAACGAGTAGAGCTGAGCTGTGAAGTGTCTGAGGATGATGCAAACGTGAAATG GTTTAGAAATGGCGTAGAACTTTCCAACGATCCCAAATCTCGGTATCGAATTAAggttgagggaaaaaaacacacttTGGTCATAGAGGAAGCTGCCAAAAATGACACTGCAACTTACTCAGTAATGACAACTGGAGGGCAATCAGAAGCCAAGCTTTCAGTTGACT TGAGACCTCTGAAGATATCACTTGCACTAGAAGACCAGACTGTGAGGTTGGGACAGGAAATCCACTTGAAGTGTGAGATATCTGAGAATGTGGAAGGGAAATGGTACAAAAATGGGCAGCTGATTGAAGCCAGTGACCGTGTAAAGCTTTACCACAAAGGAAG AATCCACAGATTTGTTATACCAGTTTCTGCTGTTGATGATGAGGGTGAATACATGTTTGTGCCAGATGCCTACAACATTAATATTCCATGCAAAGTGCATATCGTGG ATCCTCCTAAACTTCACCTGGATGGTCTTGGGGAAAATAACACTGTGACAGTAGTGGCAGGAAACAAACTACGACTTGAGATCCCCATCACCGGTGAACCACCTCCAAAAGTCTTTTGGAGCAGAGGGGACAAG ATGGTCACAGACAGTGGAAGAATTCGGGCAGAATCATACCCAGACAGCAGCTGCCTGGTCATTGATGCAGCTGAGAGGGACGATTCAGGGCCTTTCAGAATCACTTTAAAGAATGAGGCTGGAGAGGACACAGCTCTAATCAACATTAAAGTGGTTG ATGTTCCTGATCCTCCTCAGGCACCAAATGTGACTGAGGTGGGAGAAGACTGGTGTATTATGACCTGGGAGCCTCCAGCAAATGATGGTGGATCACCCATTTTAg GATATTTCattgagaggaaaaagaaacaaagctcCAGGTGGATGAGGCTGAATTTTGAACTGTGTAAGGAAACAACTTTTGAGCCAAAGAAAATGATTGAAGGTGTTGCTTATGAGGTCCGTGTGTTTGCTGTCAATGCCATTGGCATGTCCAAGCCAAGCATGCCCTCCAAGTCCTTTGTTCCTTTAG CTGTGACCAGCCCCCCAACTCTGCTGGCAGTGGACAGTGTGACCGACACCTCGGTGACAATGAAGTGGAGGCCCCCGGACCAGATTGGGGCGGCAGGGCTGGACGGCTACGTGGTGGAATACTGCTTTGAAGGAA CTGATGAATGGATCGTGGCTAACCCAGAGCTGACAGACAAAACAAAGTTTACCATCAATGGCCTTCCAACTGGCTCAAAAATCCTTGTGAGAGTAAAAGCTGTGAATGCTGCTGGTGAAAGTGAGCCCAAGTACCACCCACAGCCTATTTTAGTCAAGGAAGTGATAG aACCTCCAAAGATTCGTCTACCAAGACATTTAAAACAAACCTATACTCGAAGAGTTGGAGAAACTGTGAATCTTGTTATTCCTTTCCAG GGAAAACCAAGGGCGAAAGTATCGTGGGAGAAGAACGGTGCTCCGATCGACAAGAACGACATCAACATCCGCAACACGGAGCAGGACACCATCATCTTCATCAGGAAGGCTGAGCGGGGCCACTCCGGAGAGTACGACATGAAAGTGGAGGTGGAGAACCTGGTGGACAAAGCCACCATAGACATTCAGATCGTCG ATCGCCCAGGCCCACCAGAGGTTGTGACTATTGAGGATGTCTGGGGAGAGAATGTGAATTTATCATGGAAACCACCAAAAGATGATGGCAATGCTGCCATTACTGGGTACACTATTCAAAAAGCAGATAAGAAGAGCATG GAGTGGTTCACGGTGATCGAGCACTACCACCGCACCAGCGCCACCATCAACGAGCTGGTCATAGGCAACGAGTACTACTTCAGGGTCTTTGCTGAGAACATGTGCGGCCTCAGCGAGGATGCAACCATGACCAAAGAGAGTGCTCTGATCGCCAAGGATG GTAAAGTGTACAAATACCCAGTTTATGATGACTTTGACTTCAGTGAGCGGCCGCTGTTCACGCAGCCCCTGGTGAACACGTTTGCTGTGGCTGGTTACAATGCCACCCTGAACTGCAGCGTCCGGGGCAACCCCAAG CCCAAAATAACGTGGATGAAAAACAAAGTGCTGATAATGAATGACCCAAGGTACAGGATGTTCAGCAACCAAGGTGTGTGTACCTTGGAGATCCGCAAGCCCAGCCCCTACGACGGAGGCACTTACACCTGCCGAGCAGTCAACgagctgggagaggcagaggtGGACTGCAAGCTGGAAGTAAGAG
- the MYBPC1 gene encoding myosin-binding protein C, slow-type isoform X13 has product MPEPTKKDETENESAPPPPEQKAPQEGGNEKGKDVVIREMTSSSDEDDTSVSTPPADGMSKAAERKDSVWSLGEGAPEESEKRDDAQRSTLFIEKPQSGTVSVGGNITFIAKVEAKDLLRKPNVKWFKGKWMDLASKAGKHLQLKESFERHTKIHTFEMQIIKAKENYAGNYRCEVSYKDKFDSCSFDLEVTESSQAAPSIDIRSAFKRREVKQQEEEPEVDVWDLLKNANPSEYEKIAFQYGITDLRGMLKRLKRMRREVKKSAAFAKGLDPAYQVDKGGKVRFMVELADPTVELKWYKNGQEIRPSAKYIFEHKGNQRILFINNCTMTDDARYYVTAGDEKCSTELFVRDPPILVTKGLEDTSSYVGERVELSCEVSEDDANVKWFRNGVELSNDPKSRYRIKVEGKKHTLVIEEAAKNDTATYSVMTTGGQSEAKLSVDLRPLKISLALEDQTVRLGQEIHLKCEISENVEGKWYKNGQLIEASDRVKLYHKGRIHRFVIPVSAVDDEGEYMFVPDAYNINIPCKVHIVDPPKLHLDGLGENNTVTVVAGNKLRLEIPITGEPPPKVFWSRGDKMVTDSGRIRAESYPDSSCLVIDAAERDDSGPFRITLKNEAGEDTALINIKVVDVPDPPQAPNVTEVGEDWCIMTWEPPANDGGSPILGYFIERKKKQSSRWMRLNFELCKETTFEPKKMIEGVAYEVRVFAVNAIGMSKPSMPSKSFVPLAVTSPPTLLAVDSVTDTSVTMKWRPPDQIGAAGLDGYVVEYCFEGTDEWIVANPELTDKTKFTINGLPTGSKILVRVKAVNAAGESEPKYHPQPILVKEVIEPPKIRLPRHLKQTYTRRVGETVNLVIPFQGKPRAKVSWEKNGAPIDKNDINIRNTEQDTIIFIRKAERGHSGEYDMKVEVENLVDKATIDIQIVDRPGPPEVVTIEDVWGENVNLSWKPPKDDGNAAITGYTIQKADKKSMEWFTVIEHYHRTSATINELVIGNEYYFRVFAENMCGLSEDATMTKESALIAKDGKVYKYPVYDDFDFSERPLFTQPLVNTFAVAGYNATLNCSVRGNPKPKITWMKNKVLIMNDPRYRMFSNQGVCTLEIRKPSPYDGGTYTCRAVNELGEAEVDCKLEVRGGLSFFKLLMDGVPPHIIDSYMREVQGDKTEGK; this is encoded by the exons aaactgaaaatgaaagtgCACCGCCACCTCCAG AACAAAAAGCACCACAGGAGGGTGGAAATGAAAAGGGTAAAG ACGTGGTCATCAGAGAAATGACATCTTCCTCAG ATGAAGATGACACCTCAGTTAGTACTCCACCAGCAG ATGGGATGTCTAAGGCAGCGGAAAGAAAGGATTCAG TATGGTCTCTTGGAGAAGGAGCTCCAGAGGAGTCAGAAAAGCGGGATGATGCCCAAAGATCCACTTTATTCATCGAGAAACCTCAGAGTGGAACAGTGAGTGTTG gTGGGAATATTACATTTATAGCCAAAGTAGAAGCCAAAGACCTTCTCCGAAAGCCAAATGTCAAGTGGTTTAAAGGAAAATGGATGGATCTGGCCAGCAAAGCGGGGAAGCATCTGCAGCTGAAGGAGTCCTTCGAGCGTCACACCAAG ATTCATACATTTGAGATGCAGATCATCAAAGCTAAGGAAAACTATGCAGGGAACTATCGCTGTGAAGTGTCTTACAAGGACAAATTTGATAGCTGCTCTTTTGACCTTGAAGTCACTG AATCCTCCCAAGCTGCTCCATCCATTGACATCAGATCTGCTTTCAAAAGAAG GGAGGTTAAGCAGCAAGAGGAGGAGCCCGAGGTGGACGTGTGGGATCTGCTGAAGAACGCGAACCCCAGCGAGTACGAGAAGATCGCCTTCCAGTACGGCATCACCGACCTGCGGGGCATGCTGAAGCGGCTGAAGCGCATGCGCAGGGAGGTGAAGAAGAGTGCAG CTTTTGCCAAAGGCCTCGATCCTGCATACCAGGTGGACAAAGGAGGTAAAGTAAGATTCATGGTGGAGCTAGCAGATCCAACAGTGGAGCTCAAGTGGTATAAAAATGGCCAAGAAATACGACCAAGTGCAAA ATACATTTTTGAGCACAAAGGTAACCAGAGGATTTTATTCATCAATAACTGCACGATGACAGACGATGCTCGCTATTACGTAACAGCTGGTGATGAGAAATGCTCCACAGAACTGTTTGTGAGAG atCCTCCAATATTGGTGACCAAAGGCCTGGAGGACACCAGCTCCTATGTTGGTGAACGAGTAGAGCTGAGCTGTGAAGTGTCTGAGGATGATGCAAACGTGAAATG GTTTAGAAATGGCGTAGAACTTTCCAACGATCCCAAATCTCGGTATCGAATTAAggttgagggaaaaaaacacacttTGGTCATAGAGGAAGCTGCCAAAAATGACACTGCAACTTACTCAGTAATGACAACTGGAGGGCAATCAGAAGCCAAGCTTTCAGTTGACT TGAGACCTCTGAAGATATCACTTGCACTAGAAGACCAGACTGTGAGGTTGGGACAGGAAATCCACTTGAAGTGTGAGATATCTGAGAATGTGGAAGGGAAATGGTACAAAAATGGGCAGCTGATTGAAGCCAGTGACCGTGTAAAGCTTTACCACAAAGGAAG AATCCACAGATTTGTTATACCAGTTTCTGCTGTTGATGATGAGGGTGAATACATGTTTGTGCCAGATGCCTACAACATTAATATTCCATGCAAAGTGCATATCGTGG ATCCTCCTAAACTTCACCTGGATGGTCTTGGGGAAAATAACACTGTGACAGTAGTGGCAGGAAACAAACTACGACTTGAGATCCCCATCACCGGTGAACCACCTCCAAAAGTCTTTTGGAGCAGAGGGGACAAG ATGGTCACAGACAGTGGAAGAATTCGGGCAGAATCATACCCAGACAGCAGCTGCCTGGTCATTGATGCAGCTGAGAGGGACGATTCAGGGCCTTTCAGAATCACTTTAAAGAATGAGGCTGGAGAGGACACAGCTCTAATCAACATTAAAGTGGTTG ATGTTCCTGATCCTCCTCAGGCACCAAATGTGACTGAGGTGGGAGAAGACTGGTGTATTATGACCTGGGAGCCTCCAGCAAATGATGGTGGATCACCCATTTTAg GATATTTCattgagaggaaaaagaaacaaagctcCAGGTGGATGAGGCTGAATTTTGAACTGTGTAAGGAAACAACTTTTGAGCCAAAGAAAATGATTGAAGGTGTTGCTTATGAGGTCCGTGTGTTTGCTGTCAATGCCATTGGCATGTCCAAGCCAAGCATGCCCTCCAAGTCCTTTGTTCCTTTAG CTGTGACCAGCCCCCCAACTCTGCTGGCAGTGGACAGTGTGACCGACACCTCGGTGACAATGAAGTGGAGGCCCCCGGACCAGATTGGGGCGGCAGGGCTGGACGGCTACGTGGTGGAATACTGCTTTGAAGGAA CTGATGAATGGATCGTGGCTAACCCAGAGCTGACAGACAAAACAAAGTTTACCATCAATGGCCTTCCAACTGGCTCAAAAATCCTTGTGAGAGTAAAAGCTGTGAATGCTGCTGGTGAAAGTGAGCCCAAGTACCACCCACAGCCTATTTTAGTCAAGGAAGTGATAG aACCTCCAAAGATTCGTCTACCAAGACATTTAAAACAAACCTATACTCGAAGAGTTGGAGAAACTGTGAATCTTGTTATTCCTTTCCAG GGAAAACCAAGGGCGAAAGTATCGTGGGAGAAGAACGGTGCTCCGATCGACAAGAACGACATCAACATCCGCAACACGGAGCAGGACACCATCATCTTCATCAGGAAGGCTGAGCGGGGCCACTCCGGAGAGTACGACATGAAAGTGGAGGTGGAGAACCTGGTGGACAAAGCCACCATAGACATTCAGATCGTCG ATCGCCCAGGCCCACCAGAGGTTGTGACTATTGAGGATGTCTGGGGAGAGAATGTGAATTTATCATGGAAACCACCAAAAGATGATGGCAATGCTGCCATTACTGGGTACACTATTCAAAAAGCAGATAAGAAGAGCATG GAGTGGTTCACGGTGATCGAGCACTACCACCGCACCAGCGCCACCATCAACGAGCTGGTCATAGGCAACGAGTACTACTTCAGGGTCTTTGCTGAGAACATGTGCGGCCTCAGCGAGGATGCAACCATGACCAAAGAGAGTGCTCTGATCGCCAAGGATG GTAAAGTGTACAAATACCCAGTTTATGATGACTTTGACTTCAGTGAGCGGCCGCTGTTCACGCAGCCCCTGGTGAACACGTTTGCTGTGGCTGGTTACAATGCCACCCTGAACTGCAGCGTCCGGGGCAACCCCAAG CCCAAAATAACGTGGATGAAAAACAAAGTGCTGATAATGAATGACCCAAGGTACAGGATGTTCAGCAACCAAGGTGTGTGTACCTTGGAGATCCGCAAGCCCAGCCCCTACGACGGAGGCACTTACACCTGCCGAGCAGTCAACgagctgggagaggcagaggtGGACTGCAAGCTGGAAGTAAGAG